A stretch of the Erinaceus europaeus chromosome 1, mEriEur2.1, whole genome shotgun sequence genome encodes the following:
- the LOC103107952 gene encoding cytochrome P450 26A1 isoform X2, which yields MGLPALLASALCTFVLPLLLFLAAVKLWDLYCVSSRDRSCPFPLPPGTMGFPFFGETLQMVLQRRKFLEMKRRNYGFIYKTHLFGRPTVRVMGADNVRRILLGEHRLVSVHWPASVRTILGSGCLSSLHDSSHKQRKKVKRLMFRIAMRILLGCEPSLASGGEAEQQLVEAFEEMIRNLFSLPIDVPFSGLYRGVKARNLIHSRIEENIRAKICGLQAAPAGGGCKDVLQLLIEHSWERGERLDMQALKQTSTELLFGGHDTTASAATSLITYLGLYPHVLQKVREELKSKGLLCKSNQDNKLDIEILEQLKYIGCVIKETLRLNPPVAGGFRVALKTFELNGYQIPKGWNVIYSICDTHEVADIFTNKEEFNPDRFMLPHPEDASRFSFIPFGGGLRSCVGKEFAKILLKIFTVELARHCDWRLLNGPPTMKTSPTMCPVDDLPARFTRFQGEI from the exons ATGGGGCTCCCGGCGCTGCTGGCCAGCGCGCTCTGCACCTTCGTGCTGCCGCTGCTGCTCTTCCTGGCCGCCGTGAAACTCTGGGATCTGTACTGCGTGAGCAGTCGCGACCGCAGCTGCCCCTTCCCTTTGCCTCCGGGGACCATGGGCTTCCCCTTTTTTGGAGAAACATTGCAGATGGTGCTGCAG cgAAGGAAGTTCCTGGAGATGAAGCGTAGGAATTACGGCTTCATCTACAAGACGCATCTGTTTGGGCGGCCCACGGTGCGGGTGATGGGCGCGGACAACGTGCGGCGCATCCTGCTAGGCGAGCACCGGCTGGTGTCGGTCCATTGGCCCGCCTCGGTGCGCACCATCCTGGGCTCCGGCTGCCTTTCCAGCCTGCACGACTCCTCGCACAAGCAGCGCAAGAAG GTGAAGCGCCTCATGTTCCGAATAGCCATGCGCATCCTGCTGGGTTGCGAGCCCAGCTTGGCTAGCGGCGGAGAAGCCGAGCAGCAGCTGGTGGAGGCCTTCGAGGAAATGATCCGTAATCTCTTCTCTCTGCCCATCGACGTGCCGTTCAGCGGGCTGTACCGG GGCGTGAAGGCGCGGAACCTCATCCACTCGCGCATCGAGGAGAACATCCGCGCCAAGATCTGCGGGCTGCAGGCGGCGCCAGCGGGCGGCGGCTGCAAAGACGTGCTGCAGCTGCTGATCGAGCACTcttgggagaggggagagaggctgGACATGCAG GCACTAAAGCAAACTTCAACTGAACTCCTCTTTGGAGGACATGATACCACGGCCAGTGCAGCAACATCTCTGATCACTTACCTGGGCCTCTATCCTCATGTCCTCCAGAAAGTGCGGGAGGAGCTTAAGAGTAAG GGCTTACTCTGCAAGAGCAATCAAGACAACAAACTGGACATTGAAATTTTGGAACAGCTTAAATACATTGGGTGTGTGATTAAAGAGACCCTTCGCCTGAATCCCCCGGTTGCAGGAGGATTTCGGGTGGCTCTTAAGACATTTGAATTAAAT gGATACCAGATTCCCAAGGGCTGGAATGTTATCTATAGTATCTGTGATACTCACGAGGTGGCAGATATCTTCACCAACAAGGAGGAATTCAATCCTGACCGATTCATGCTACCTCACCCTGAGGATGCATCTAGATTCAGCTTCATTCCATTTGGAGGAGGCCTTCGAAGCTGTGTTGGGAAAGAGTTTGCAAAAATCCTTCTCAAAATATTTACTGTAGAGTTGGCCAGGCATTGTGACTGGAGGCTTCTTAATGGACCTCCTACAATGAAGACCAGTCCCACCATGTGCCCTGTGGATGATCTCCCAGCAAGGTTCACCCGTTTCCAGGGGGAAATCTGA
- the LOC103107952 gene encoding cytochrome P450 26A1 isoform X1, whose translation MGLPALLASALCTFVLPLLLFLAAVKLWDLYCVSSRDRSCPFPLPPGTMGFPFFGETLQMVLQRRKFLEMKRRNYGFIYKTHLFGRPTVRVMGADNVRRILLGEHRLVSVHWPASVRTILGSGCLSSLHDSSHKQRKKVIMRAFSRDALQCYVPVIAEEVGNSLEQWLSCGERGLLVYPQVKRLMFRIAMRILLGCEPSLASGGEAEQQLVEAFEEMIRNLFSLPIDVPFSGLYRGVKARNLIHSRIEENIRAKICGLQAAPAGGGCKDVLQLLIEHSWERGERLDMQALKQTSTELLFGGHDTTASAATSLITYLGLYPHVLQKVREELKSKGLLCKSNQDNKLDIEILEQLKYIGCVIKETLRLNPPVAGGFRVALKTFELNGYQIPKGWNVIYSICDTHEVADIFTNKEEFNPDRFMLPHPEDASRFSFIPFGGGLRSCVGKEFAKILLKIFTVELARHCDWRLLNGPPTMKTSPTMCPVDDLPARFTRFQGEI comes from the exons ATGGGGCTCCCGGCGCTGCTGGCCAGCGCGCTCTGCACCTTCGTGCTGCCGCTGCTGCTCTTCCTGGCCGCCGTGAAACTCTGGGATCTGTACTGCGTGAGCAGTCGCGACCGCAGCTGCCCCTTCCCTTTGCCTCCGGGGACCATGGGCTTCCCCTTTTTTGGAGAAACATTGCAGATGGTGCTGCAG cgAAGGAAGTTCCTGGAGATGAAGCGTAGGAATTACGGCTTCATCTACAAGACGCATCTGTTTGGGCGGCCCACGGTGCGGGTGATGGGCGCGGACAACGTGCGGCGCATCCTGCTAGGCGAGCACCGGCTGGTGTCGGTCCATTGGCCCGCCTCGGTGCGCACCATCCTGGGCTCCGGCTGCCTTTCCAGCCTGCACGACTCCTCGCACAAGCAGCGCAAGAAG GTGATCATGCGGGCCTTCAGCCGGGATGCACTCCAGTGTTATGTACCGGTGATTGCAGAAGAAGTGGGCAACAGTTTGGAGCAGTGGCTGAGCTGCGGCGAGCGCGGCCTCCTGGTCTACCCGCAGGTGAAGCGCCTCATGTTCCGAATAGCCATGCGCATCCTGCTGGGTTGCGAGCCCAGCTTGGCTAGCGGCGGAGAAGCCGAGCAGCAGCTGGTGGAGGCCTTCGAGGAAATGATCCGTAATCTCTTCTCTCTGCCCATCGACGTGCCGTTCAGCGGGCTGTACCGG GGCGTGAAGGCGCGGAACCTCATCCACTCGCGCATCGAGGAGAACATCCGCGCCAAGATCTGCGGGCTGCAGGCGGCGCCAGCGGGCGGCGGCTGCAAAGACGTGCTGCAGCTGCTGATCGAGCACTcttgggagaggggagagaggctgGACATGCAG GCACTAAAGCAAACTTCAACTGAACTCCTCTTTGGAGGACATGATACCACGGCCAGTGCAGCAACATCTCTGATCACTTACCTGGGCCTCTATCCTCATGTCCTCCAGAAAGTGCGGGAGGAGCTTAAGAGTAAG GGCTTACTCTGCAAGAGCAATCAAGACAACAAACTGGACATTGAAATTTTGGAACAGCTTAAATACATTGGGTGTGTGATTAAAGAGACCCTTCGCCTGAATCCCCCGGTTGCAGGAGGATTTCGGGTGGCTCTTAAGACATTTGAATTAAAT gGATACCAGATTCCCAAGGGCTGGAATGTTATCTATAGTATCTGTGATACTCACGAGGTGGCAGATATCTTCACCAACAAGGAGGAATTCAATCCTGACCGATTCATGCTACCTCACCCTGAGGATGCATCTAGATTCAGCTTCATTCCATTTGGAGGAGGCCTTCGAAGCTGTGTTGGGAAAGAGTTTGCAAAAATCCTTCTCAAAATATTTACTGTAGAGTTGGCCAGGCATTGTGACTGGAGGCTTCTTAATGGACCTCCTACAATGAAGACCAGTCCCACCATGTGCCCTGTGGATGATCTCCCAGCAAGGTTCACCCGTTTCCAGGGGGAAATCTGA